A window of the Pseudomonas gozinkensis genome harbors these coding sequences:
- the pstA gene encoding phosphate ABC transporter permease PstA: MKQNSLKGWFKSGAPGVWISGGAVSIAVIMTIGLLAVIAVRGLGHFWPADLIHASYDVPGQGQHLVVGEVVQKEEVPRARLKSAGLPVPDEGPEFMTRELIKVGNRDLNGNDFTWIVGEWLTNQTTPVELMALERREWGNFYGYLVNVKQDGKVIAEGEAAWPELQARINRVNGLAAQLKSLEKTDIGAINAGLERIRLHGRKLELEGKLDATAQADMESERAELNARYQDIEARLADLHAQFNRDALTARDANGKEIEIGLGKVVHAYQPNAMGTMTKIGFYFSKVWEFLSDDPREANTEGGIFPAIFGTVMMTLIMAMIVTPFGVLAAVYLREYAKQNTLTRVIRIAVNNLAGVPAIVYGVFGLGFFVYVLGGSLDRLFFPEALPAPTFGTPGLLWASLTLALLAVPVVIVATEEGLARIPRTVREGSLALGATKAETLWKIVLPMASPAMMTGMILAVARAAGEVAPLMLVGVVKLAPSLPVDGNYPYLHLDQKIMHLGFHIYDVGFQSPNVEAARPLVYATALLLVLVIATLNLSAVYIRNHLREKYKALDS, encoded by the coding sequence GTGAAACAGAACTCCCTGAAAGGATGGTTCAAGAGCGGCGCCCCCGGCGTCTGGATCAGCGGCGGCGCGGTGTCCATCGCGGTCATCATGACCATTGGCCTGCTGGCGGTGATCGCCGTGCGCGGTCTGGGTCACTTCTGGCCGGCGGATCTGATCCACGCCAGCTATGACGTACCGGGCCAGGGCCAGCATCTGGTCGTGGGCGAAGTGGTGCAGAAAGAAGAAGTGCCGCGCGCCCGTCTGAAGAGCGCCGGCCTGCCGGTGCCGGACGAAGGTCCGGAATTCATGACCCGCGAGCTGATCAAGGTCGGCAACCGTGACTTGAACGGCAACGACTTCACCTGGATCGTCGGCGAGTGGCTGACCAACCAGACCACGCCGGTGGAACTGATGGCGCTGGAGCGTCGTGAGTGGGGCAACTTCTACGGCTACCTGGTCAACGTCAAACAGGACGGCAAGGTGATCGCCGAAGGCGAAGCCGCATGGCCTGAGCTGCAAGCGCGGATCAACCGCGTGAACGGCCTCGCCGCGCAGCTCAAGTCGCTGGAAAAGACCGACATCGGCGCGATCAACGCCGGCCTCGAGCGCATCCGTCTGCATGGTCGCAAGCTGGAGCTGGAAGGCAAGCTCGACGCCACCGCGCAAGCGGACATGGAATCCGAGCGTGCCGAGCTGAACGCCCGCTATCAGGACATCGAAGCCCGTCTGGCGGATCTGCACGCGCAGTTCAACCGTGACGCGCTGACAGCCCGCGATGCCAACGGCAAGGAAATCGAAATCGGTCTGGGCAAAGTGGTTCATGCCTACCAGCCGAACGCCATGGGCACGATGACCAAGATCGGTTTCTACTTCAGCAAGGTCTGGGAGTTCCTGTCCGACGACCCGCGTGAAGCGAACACCGAAGGCGGGATTTTCCCGGCGATCTTCGGCACCGTGATGATGACCCTGATCATGGCGATGATCGTGACCCCGTTCGGCGTGCTGGCGGCGGTGTACCTGCGTGAATACGCCAAGCAGAACACCCTGACCCGGGTCATCCGGATCGCGGTGAACAACCTGGCGGGTGTTCCGGCGATTGTTTACGGCGTGTTCGGCCTGGGCTTCTTCGTCTACGTGCTGGGTGGTTCGCTCGACCGTCTGTTCTTCCCTGAAGCGCTGCCGGCACCGACCTTCGGTACGCCGGGTCTGCTCTGGGCTTCGTTGACCCTGGCGCTGCTGGCGGTACCGGTGGTGATCGTGGCCACTGAAGAAGGTCTGGCGCGTATCCCGCGTACCGTGCGTGAAGGCTCGCTGGCTCTGGGCGCAACCAAGGCTGAAACCCTGTGGAAGATCGTTCTGCCGATGGCCAGTCCGGCCATGATGACCGGCATGATCCTCGCCGTGGCTCGCGCCGCCGGTGAAGTGGCGCCGCTGATGCTGGTGGGTGTGGTGAAACTGGCGCCGTCGCTGCCGGTGGACGGCAACTACCCGTACCTGCACCTGGATCAGAAGATCATGCACCTGGGCTTCCACATCTACGACGTCGGCTTCCAGAGCCCGAACGTCGAGGCCGCGCGGCCGTTGGTCTATGCCACGGCGCTGTTGCTGGTGCTGGTGATCGCCACCCTGAACCTGTCGGCGGTGTACATCCGTAACCACCTGCGCGAGAAGTACAAGGCGCTGGATAGTTAA
- a CDS encoding ABC transporter permease subunit: MQDAGKPLMISLEEQNQVAMRVSDKGQALFFDIDSGAELKRVDLPLPAGASVTSIGEDQPGHPLVAVGLSNGQALVFRHTYKVSYPDGKKTITPAIEYPYGDAPIALNENGGALEHVSLNATDSTLMLVGSTGSQLNVLSLTSEENMMTGEVTNEQKRIDLPQMTEPVKNIFVDPRQQWLYVVNGRAQADVFSLRDKSLNGRYKLLENGEAEVTAATQLVGGISLIVGDSKGGLAQWFMARDTDGELRLKQIRTFQMGTTPIVEISAEERRKGFLALDASGKLGVFHSTAHRTLLVDQVVEGQGLFGLSPRANRVIVEAGGKLQPLLLDNPHPEVSWSALWSKVWYENYDEPKYVWQSTAANTDFEPKLSLSPLTFGTLKAAFYAMLLAAPLAVAAAIYTAYFMAPGMRRKVKPVIELMEAMPTVILGFFAGLFLAPYVEGHLPGIFSLLMLLPIGILIAGFTFSRLPESIRLKVPDGWESALLIPVILFVGWLSLYMSPFMENWFFGGDMRMWISHDLGITYDQRNALVVGLAMGFAVIPNIYSIAEDAVFSVPRGLTLGSLALGATPWQTMTRVVILTASPGIFSALMIGMGRAVGETMIVLMATGNTPVMEMNLFEGLRTLAANVAVEMPESEVGGSHYRVLFLSALVLLLFTFVMNTLAELIRQRLRKKYSSL; this comes from the coding sequence ATGCAGGACGCCGGCAAGCCGCTGATGATTTCGCTCGAAGAGCAGAATCAGGTGGCCATGCGCGTTTCCGACAAGGGCCAGGCGCTGTTCTTCGACATCGACAGTGGCGCTGAATTGAAGCGCGTCGATCTGCCTTTGCCGGCAGGCGCCAGTGTGACCTCCATCGGCGAAGACCAGCCGGGCCATCCGCTGGTGGCCGTGGGCCTGTCCAACGGTCAGGCGCTGGTGTTCCGTCACACTTATAAAGTCAGCTACCCGGACGGCAAGAAAACCATCACCCCGGCCATCGAGTATCCGTATGGCGATGCACCGATCGCGCTGAACGAAAACGGCGGCGCACTGGAGCACGTCAGCCTCAACGCTACCGATTCGACCCTGATGCTGGTCGGCTCCACCGGTTCGCAACTCAATGTGCTGTCGCTGACCAGCGAAGAAAACATGATGACCGGCGAAGTCACCAACGAGCAGAAGCGTATCGATCTGCCGCAGATGACCGAGCCGGTGAAAAACATCTTCGTCGACCCGCGCCAGCAGTGGCTGTACGTGGTCAACGGGCGTGCCCAGGCCGACGTGTTCAGCCTGCGCGACAAGAGCCTCAACGGTCGCTACAAGCTGCTGGAAAACGGCGAAGCCGAAGTCACCGCCGCCACGCAACTGGTCGGTGGCATCTCGCTGATCGTCGGTGACTCCAAAGGTGGCCTGGCCCAGTGGTTCATGGCCCGCGACACCGATGGCGAGCTGCGCCTGAAGCAGATCCGCACGTTCCAGATGGGCACCACGCCAATCGTTGAAATTTCCGCCGAAGAACGTCGCAAGGGCTTCCTGGCCCTGGATGCCAGCGGCAAGCTCGGCGTGTTCCACAGCACCGCGCACCGCACCTTGCTGGTCGATCAGGTGGTCGAAGGCCAGGGTCTGTTCGGTCTGTCGCCACGGGCCAACCGCGTGATCGTCGAAGCCGGCGGCAAGCTGCAACCGCTGCTGCTCGACAACCCGCACCCGGAAGTCTCGTGGAGCGCACTGTGGAGCAAGGTCTGGTACGAGAACTACGACGAGCCTAAATACGTCTGGCAATCGACCGCCGCCAACACCGATTTCGAACCGAAACTGAGCCTGTCGCCACTGACCTTCGGCACCCTGAAAGCCGCGTTCTACGCAATGCTGCTGGCTGCACCGCTGGCCGTCGCCGCTGCGATCTACACAGCGTACTTCATGGCCCCGGGCATGCGCCGCAAGGTCAAACCGGTGATCGAGCTGATGGAGGCGATGCCGACGGTGATCCTCGGTTTCTTCGCCGGCCTGTTCCTCGCGCCGTATGTGGAAGGGCATCTGCCGGGCATCTTCAGCCTGCTGATGTTGCTGCCGATCGGCATCCTGATCGCCGGTTTCACCTTCAGCCGCCTGCCTGAGTCGATCCGCCTGAAAGTCCCGGACGGCTGGGAAAGTGCACTGCTGATCCCGGTGATCCTGTTCGTGGGCTGGCTGTCGCTGTACATGAGCCCGTTCATGGAGAACTGGTTCTTCGGCGGCGACATGCGCATGTGGATTTCCCACGACCTGGGCATCACCTACGACCAGCGCAACGCTCTGGTGGTCGGTCTGGCCATGGGCTTTGCGGTGATCCCGAACATCTACTCGATCGCCGAAGACGCTGTGTTCAGCGTGCCGCGCGGCCTGACCCTGGGCTCGCTGGCCCTCGGTGCCACGCCATGGCAGACCATGACTCGCGTGGTGATCCTGACCGCCAGCCCGGGCATCTTCTCGGCGCTGATGATCGGCATGGGCCGTGCGGTCGGCGAAACCATGATCGTGCTGATGGCCACCGGCAACACCCCGGTCATGGAAATGAACCTGTTCGAAGGCCTGCGCACCCTGGCCGCCAACGTCGCGGTGGAAATGCCGGAGTCGGAAGTCGGCGGCAGCCACTACCGCGTGCTGTTCCTCTCGGCGCTGGTGCTGCTGTTGTTCACCTTCGTCATGAACACCCTCGCGGAACTGATTCGTCAGCGTCTGCGCAAGAAATACTCGTCGCTTTAA